One genomic region from Rosa rugosa chromosome 1, drRosRugo1.1, whole genome shotgun sequence encodes:
- the LOC133727117 gene encoding uncharacterized protein LOC133727117 isoform X1 translates to MDRNSNGDEEPSSWEELYSINLIPSELFLKFRKELQGLRVGLNLEFYNAPINEYQAKIVLKPLAPDRRWKFIYEPIRQDVRVLSKKIPLTNFLNLQVGVGHNFQMNATGWKWKLTTCFGGDGISRIRNKTSLGVCPGVDLRFGWRADYVLPEVTGALGTGEALFNMSSGKLEASLDRVEGILTHNDKGILTHNDTPDLYDYKDQQEPAED, encoded by the exons ATGGATAGGAATTCTAATGGTGATGAAGAACCCAGTTCGTGGGAAGAGCTTTACAGTATCAATTTGATACCATCAGAGTTGTTTCTCAAGTTCAGGAAAGAACTACAGGGTTTAAGGGTCGGTCTCAATTTGGAG TTCTATAATGCTCCAATCAATGAGTATCAAGCAAAGATTGTGTTGAAGCCCTTAGCTCCGGATCGGAGGTGGAAGTTCATCTATGAGCCTATCCGTCAAGATGTCCGTGTTCTTTCCAAGAAGATTCCTCTAACTAACTTTCTAAATCTTCAG GTTGGCGTTGGCCATAATTTTCAAATGAATGCAACTGGATGGAAATGGAAGCTTACTACATGTTTTGGTGGAGATGGCATATCTCGGATTCGGAATAAGACATCACTTGGCGTATGCCCTGGTGTAGATTTGCGCTTTGGGTGGAGGGCGGATTATGTACTTCCAGAAGTTACTGG GGCTCTGGGTACTGGCGAAGCATTGTTTAACATGAGTAGTGGGAAATTGGAAGCATCACTGGACAGAGTTGAGGGCATTCTAACGCACAATGATAAGGGCATTCTAACTCACAATGACACACCCGATCTATATGACTATAAAGACCAG cAGGAGCCAGCAGAGGACTGA
- the LOC133727117 gene encoding uncharacterized protein LOC133727117 isoform X2, with product MDRNSNGDEEPSSWEELYSINLIPSELFLKFRKELQGLRVGLNLEFYNAPINEYQAKIVLKPLAPDRRWKFIYEPIRQDVRVLSKKIPLTNFLNLQVGVGHNFQMNATGWKWKLTTCFGGDGISRIRNKTSLGVCPGVDLRFGWRADYVLPEVTGALGTGEALFNMSSGKLEASLDRVEGILTHNDKGILTHNDTPDLYDYKDQEPAED from the exons ATGGATAGGAATTCTAATGGTGATGAAGAACCCAGTTCGTGGGAAGAGCTTTACAGTATCAATTTGATACCATCAGAGTTGTTTCTCAAGTTCAGGAAAGAACTACAGGGTTTAAGGGTCGGTCTCAATTTGGAG TTCTATAATGCTCCAATCAATGAGTATCAAGCAAAGATTGTGTTGAAGCCCTTAGCTCCGGATCGGAGGTGGAAGTTCATCTATGAGCCTATCCGTCAAGATGTCCGTGTTCTTTCCAAGAAGATTCCTCTAACTAACTTTCTAAATCTTCAG GTTGGCGTTGGCCATAATTTTCAAATGAATGCAACTGGATGGAAATGGAAGCTTACTACATGTTTTGGTGGAGATGGCATATCTCGGATTCGGAATAAGACATCACTTGGCGTATGCCCTGGTGTAGATTTGCGCTTTGGGTGGAGGGCGGATTATGTACTTCCAGAAGTTACTGG GGCTCTGGGTACTGGCGAAGCATTGTTTAACATGAGTAGTGGGAAATTGGAAGCATCACTGGACAGAGTTGAGGGCATTCTAACGCACAATGATAAGGGCATTCTAACTCACAATGACACACCCGATCTATATGACTATAAAGACCAG GAGCCAGCAGAGGACTGA